A stretch of DNA from Vanacampus margaritifer isolate UIUO_Vmar chromosome 1, RoL_Vmar_1.0, whole genome shotgun sequence:
gttattttttacatttgcatgaTGTCAGACTGTTACTGTGATGATAAATATTGGAATGTGCCGAATATGGGCGTAAAAATGTATAATCACCAGATTTAAAAACTATATATCATCACTGCCATGTGAAAAACACatatccatttttgtctttttttatttttatacatttttatgtttttgggatgaaactgaatgcagacatcccaaaaacctaataatgtaaaatataaattaattaattaatttaaaaaatggatgtaagtgttttttacatagcagcgacgatatgttGTTTTTGGTGTCAATCTGAATGAGAAGAATTAACTTTGTAGGTTGTCACTTTCTCAAGTTTGTTGCCGTGTATTATTTCACCACATTTTCCACATCAGATATGGCGGACACTCTCACCACCAGAAAAGTActcaaagtggattttttttttttatatgtctaTGCTTAAATAACCatcaggttttttttattgtatgataTCAAGATTGCACTTTCCATGGGGTCTTATCTATTGCTTTATCATGTTCTAAATTCAATGCATAAACAAATTCAAGTTTAGTTTAATATTTGACCAGTTATTGATGTTGTGTCTCTTATGTTTGAGTTTCAAGCCTTGTAAGTTGTCACGGCCTTTTTCTTGgtttcatcaaaaagatcaACCTTGAACCCAAATGTATTGATCTTTGGTGATACTTGCTCAACGAGTTAGCCTCAGCCCTTGTCTGTGGTAACACTGGTGGCTGTCATTGCCTGATTGGCACGACACAAATATAAtaacttttattgaaaaaataaaaggcacatcaaaaacattgatttttaaatgtaaacagaATGACTTCTCAAGTCAAAATCAAGGCGAgtctttcataatttttttgcaataaattaTTACTATCAGAAAATGTGCGACTTAAATCTACTTgaattgaagtcatgtgactcgAGTAGGTCCCCCTCCCCGCCAGGTAGCCCCAAAATAGGACCAAAcgagtctgttctaaaaatatctcactagCAGTGGTACAGATTTCCAAAGAATGTTggagaagtgatcatttgaaaaagtaaacacttagatttatagaaataacaTTGATCTGTATCCTACTTTTTTAAATCCTTGTTGATAATtgtgacccccccaaaaattatataatCTGATCATTTCCAGACATGAAtatcattaattattaaaaatagtaTAAATGTGTATGAAATTGGCAACCTTTCACATTAATCAGTAGGCCTTAGTTGATGACCTCACCTCTACAATCTTTATTGTGCCCAGTGCCCACATTTACACCCTTGCCTACGAGAACCCGATTGCTCACCACTACAACCTGCTGTGGAACATCTAGACACCGCTAACATGTCAACCTTGCTGAAATGCTTTCATGTTTCTGGAGCTAAAAAGCTAATTCACAAGTTAGCATACTAGCTGATGGTAGCTGTGCGCTCTCAATGACAAGCCAAGAACTTCCACACTTATTGCCCTGCCAGGTCCCCCGTCCTCCTTGAGTCCTAGCTTGCTGGCAAAGAGTCTCTCTCTGGAGCCTCCTTGTGGCCCTCAACAGTCCACAGCCTCCTCCTCAAGTCCCGCCGGGCTCCAGGAGGAGGAAGTGAATGACACCGGACCGCCTCAGTTATGTAAAAGCCGGCCTCCTCTGCTCGGCCCGAAGCCTCAAGGTGAGTGCCACCTGCAGTTGACGGCAATAACTAAAACACAAAGGCATGAAATTACTGAATGACCTTGGCTCCCTACTTCCTCAGTCCCCCCCAAGCCGCCCCACCTGCAGCATCAGGTGGCAGCTTTGAGGACCCGACCCCGGGCGCCGGACAAGCCGCTGCCACCTCCTCCGCCCTTCAAGCCCTCCCGTCCCGAGGACCATGCTTCACCCACCTGCGTTCTGTCACTTATCGAGAAGTTTGAGCGGTAAGAGATATTACTTTTATAGCTATATTGTGTTTAGTGATATGgtatttttaaagttatattaTCATATTGGTGGTACGTTATTGATTGGTTATCATATTAATTGATATGTTACAGTGAGCAGATCATCGTGGTTCCTGACATCACCGGGGGAGCCCTGTGTCCCCGCCTCCTCGACAACCCATTATCTCGACCTTCATctccaccatcatcatcgtcagcTCCCACCGTCCCCGAGGAACAGGAGGGGGGTCTTCCTGAGCTCAAACGTCACGATGATGATGTTCAGGAAATGGAGGGGCTAGAGGCGCCGGCGTCCGTGGAGCTAAGCGAACGTCTGCCGTCCGACCAATCGGGTCTGCCACCCGAGCGTTTgtccctcccctcctcctcgcAGACAGATGGCAAGCTGGCCAATCGCGACAGTGGCATCGACAGTATCAGCTCGCCGTCACACAGCGAGGAGCTCTGCTTTGTGGGTGTGGACGACGGTGGCGGTGGTGGAGTTTTCTCCTGTGGCCTTCCTCGACTCTCCAGCTCGTCCTCGTACGCCGGCGAGGGCGAGGACGGCGAGGCGAGGAGCGCGGccaggaggcgggacttctcgGAGGATGCAGACAGTGACctagaggaagaggaggaggaggccgaGCTTACCTTGGTGCTTTCAGCCCCCAGACAAGACTTGGCTGAGGTAAGGCAGGAAGCTGTCAACCGACTCACAGTGGTAACCATTAATGGATGGAACAAACGAGCTTTCTGCTCGTTGTCTTCACTGTGACACAAAGTGGTCCCAACAGAATCTCCTTGATCATCACTAGCGCCTCTGGACCAAAGAACCTTCAAAACATTCTTAATACCGACATCCACAACATTGTAGCGGACTTCCAGAACCTTTTGGTTACCACTAAAACATGTAGAACATCTATTGTAGAGCCTTCTTAAGATCTTCTTAATGTTCAGTATATTGTAGTGGACTACCAGATCCTCCTTGATCACTACTAGAACTTTTATCCCTCTaggacaggggtgggcaaactcggtcctcgaggggcggagtcctgcaggttttggatgtttcccttctccaacacagctgatacagtatatgatcagctcatcagcaaactctgcgtaagcctgataacgatcctgttgattggaattagcttatgttggaaaagggaaacctccaaaacctgcaggactccggcgctcgaggaccgagattgcccacccctgctgtaGGACATTCTTAATAACCATTTCACAACCTTGTAGCGTACTTCCAGAATGTATTGATTACCACTAAAACATGCTCTGGAACCTCTAGACTGTAAAACCTCTAGAACGTTCGTTACTGCCCACATTCATGACCATGTAGTGGCATACCAGAACCTCACTGATCACCACCAAAACTTGCAGTAGAGCATCTAAATAAATAGAACCTCGAGAAAAGTTCTTAATACCTATGTTCGCAAGCTTATTGTGGGTTCCCGGAACCCCTTTGCTCACCACTAGAACCTGCATTAGGACATCAACACTTATAGAAGTTCCAGAACCTACTTAATTGTAGGACTGTTTGTAGAGGGTGATCATTCTTGATCATAAACATATTTTGAGCGATGCCTGTCACAGACCTCATCACATGTCTTCCAGCTGTCCGTCCAACAGAGGGTATTTAACATTGCCAACGAGCTCCTTCACACAGAGATCGCCTATGTGTCCAAACTTCACCTACTGGACCAGGTAGGTCTCCATGGCAACACAACCTTCATACACAGTCCGGGCACGACTAGTCAACAGACGCACTTGCTGCTCCTTGCAGGTCTTCTGCGCCCGACTGCTGGAGGAAGCGCGCTCCCGCTCTTCTTTCCCATGTGACGTCATTCACGGAATCTTCTCCAACATCTGCTCCATCTACTGCTTCCACCAGCAGTTCCTTCTGCCAGCCCTGCAGAAACGCATGGAGGAGTGGTGAGTTGGTGTCGAACTGCATGActtgaaaaaagtttttgtgtaGGATTTGCAAACCATGCAACCCACCAGTGTGCCATGGTATGGTAGAAGGGGCTCTGACTTGGATTCACAGATAATGCTTTTGAAAAAATTCTTAGGGACTCAAACCCACGCATTGGAGACATCCTGCAAAAGCTTGCACCCTTCCTTAAGATGTACGGCGAGTATGTGAAGAACTTCGACCGTGCTATGGAGCTCGTCAACACATGGATGGAGAGGTCGGCTCTGTTCAAGGGCATCATACACGACATCCAGGTGCCTGCCGCCCAATGTCACAATAGATACACAATAGAtagggttgtcaaaattaaagcgttaactttGGAGAtgaatttaaatttattaaagcgtaaaaaaaaaaaactcagttaaCTGCACTAGTGTGCAGCCAAACTTGGCTGAGTCACTGGCGGAAGATGAATAAACATGGATGTTTGTTCGAGAATTCTAAAGCAATTTTCACACTTTGCAGAGCCAAATTTAAATAGCATATTAGTTACATGCCTTTGGCGTATCATTAGAGCAAAATTCCCTGCTCGAGTTACCTCCACAGGGCCTCGCAAAACCAAGTGTGTTGCTCGGGAGCAGAACAAAACCTTTAAGTGAGAAGTTCTGAGAATTTAGTCCATTTTGATCGTTTTGTTTACAGAAGTATTCTAttcaaagatcaaataaagctattagaacagtctttgatgaaaaattatttcaatattttactcaagcaaaaaatatatattgctagctttgaagaaaaaagtagaagcagaagtagaaaaatgtgattaatcgcgattaactacagaaaattgtgattaattatccATGCATTTCCTGACCCCGCTTAtttctcacaagggtcgcgggggtacaccctgaactggttgccagttttagtttaaaaaaattatatcgtttgacagcactaatatatatatacagtatacagatgTCTCATTGTCCAGGTTGGCAATACATCAGTGTGTCCGACATTATGTGGAAGATCTGCTTCATAAATGAATGCAAGTAAACTGACTGAACTTCATAAAGCTGCAACCTACTGTACATTGCACATCAAGTTAATGCTCTCATTCATTATCTTAAGTAAATCAATAATATTTGTTACTTTTAATCTGACTATTGTATAGCAAATGTTTACCCCTCATtagcgctatataaaaaaagatgagttgagttgagttgagttgaaagATATGTTTGTAAGCACCAAGCAAAGCTAATCCTAATTGAAGATTCTAGTCCCAAAAAAGTGTCTAGTACCAAGATAGAGTTGTAGTCCGGAGACTGAGAGTCCTGAGCCGAGGTAAGAGAATTTTCCCGTCTGAAACAAGGTTCTCTTCCGAAGAGGTTTTAGTCAACAATGTGTATGTGTACATGTTGATTGTATGTTGATTGTatgtttgtgtgggtgtgtgtgtgtgtcagagggACAAGCGCTGCGCTAACCTGACACTCCAACATCATATGTTGGAGCCAGTCCAAAGGATTCCTCGATATGAACTCCTGCTCAAAGATTATCTACACCGCCTACCAGAGGACGCGCCGGACTACAAAGATGCTCAGAGTACGCACACATCATCATTTGCTGCATTTCATGATTAGAATTGATCAAATGTTGACATGCTAGATTTAGCAAGCTAGCAACCTGAATGCCGACAGCCCCAAGGCACATTGATAAGGATTTGACATTTATATTATTGAGACTATAAATAAACACGTAAGCCGTTGGTATGCTAGTGCTACCATACAGCATGACAGCATATTATCTTAATGTATGACTATCGATCCTGAACATGAAATTGAAAACTGAAGGAAGAACGTGTTAGCTTATTGGTTGATGTCATATGACAAGATCCTCTCTGTTTGCAGAGTCTCTAGAGCTCATCGCTACGGCCGCTGAACATTCCAACGCCGCCATCAAGAAAATGGTGAGATCTTTTAGAACAGCTTCCCAGAACGAATAGCAGCAGAAGTTTCACAACAGTTCGGATTGATGGTTTTGTAACTTTCAGGAGCGAATGCGGAAGCTGCTGAAGGTGTACGAACTCTTGGGCGGCGAAGAGGACATCGTGAATCCGACCAATGAGCTCATCAAGGAGGGGCACATCCTCAAACTTTCCAACAAGAACGGCACTTCGCAGGATCGATACCTCATCCTGGTATGGGCTGCTTCTCTGTTTTTTCCATCTCCATCATAAATGTTGTAGGAAGTCGgaaccagtggttctcaactgaGGTCCCCAGACCCTGAAAAATTAGGAATCGGCTGCTTTGGTATCTAATGAAAAATAGTGCATGCCAACATAAGAGGACAAACCTCATTACTTCAGCATTTGGCCAATAGAATTTCTCACCTTATCACAAAGTTTCTAACGTGTCAATAGTTGACTGCTTTTGCAagctaaaaatggaaacaatgTCTTTGGCAAAGTTCAGGGCCATTGACTTTTTCCTTGCCTTCAAGTCAATGTAAACTGATTCAGTGCAAATTGTCTGTTTAACAGGAATGAAAGCAACTATTTTGAAAAAGGGTTTAGATTAAGAGGGGTCCTTGAAGAAATGTCTACCCTAGACCTCGGGATTTTGAGAAACCCTGGTCTAACCATCTCTGTATTCCTCCAGTTCAACGACAGGCTGCTGTACTGCGTTCCCAAGCTGCGTCTGATTGGTCAGAAGTATGGTGTCCGAGCTCGTATCGATGTGGACGGCATGGAAGTGAGTCTTGTCGGGGGCGGCATCACATTAGCATCTTAGAATTTCGGCATATAATCAATTCTCATTCGAAATCTTAACCTTACATCGTGgcatgatatttttgtttttgtacttggATTGCTATCTTGCTAGGTGTCAGCAaaccaactgttagcatgttagcatactAGCAAACCTAGCATTTGTTTTACTGTGCAGCTGAAGGAGATGAGCAGCGCAGCAGTTCCTCGGACTTTCTTGGTGTCAGGCAAGCAGCGTTCACTTGAGCTACAGGCCCGGTAATGCTATTGACCATGACGTACACAACAATACGACCTTTGAGGTTTTCTCCGctaaccttctttttttttttaaacttgctgTGTCTCTGCAGGACAGAAGATGAGAAGAAAGACTGGATCCAGGTAGAGACAAAACACGGTGACACGCTTGAAGTCAAACAGCATCACTATCAACCAATCAGTGGATATgcatgcgtgcgcgtgtgtcttGCAGGCCATCCAGGCCACCATCCAGAGACACGAACACACCATGGAGACATTTCGTCACCTGACTTGCTCGTTACGAGACGAGGAGTCCACACCCCCTCATTCCCCGGTAACACACCCTCTTTGCTTATGATAAAAGACAAATGACGACGAcattttaaaaaggagaatttaatttctttaaattaaatgaCTTTAATGACTAATTTTGCATATGTTCATCAGAGCTGCGCCGAGCTGGGGAAACGTGCGCCGACGCCCATCCGTGAGAAGGAAGTGACGTTGTGCATGAAATGCCAGGAGGCGTTCAACGCCCTGACCAGGCGGCGCCACCACTGCAAGGCCTGCGGTCACGTGagtccaatcacagctcgctTGCTTTGTCGCCAAGACGACCACCCCTAACCCTCTAAAGACTCTACTGTCTCACCTCCAGGTGGTTTGTGGGAAATGCTCAGAGTTCCGCGCCCGCCTCTCATACGACAACAACCGCACCAACCGCGTGTGCGTGGACTGCTACGCTATGCTAGTGGGTGTGGTCCCGCCCCCTTCTGTCGTGGCCGGCAGCAGCCAGAGGAGGCGCTcaatacttgaggtgagaaggATGTCACAGTCGGGGTCACGGTTGCAATCACCCTTTAGCTGGGACTCGACTTGATGGATTGTTTTCATAGTAACTTGGGACTTGCTTGAAGATTGACTTACTTCTGACTAATGTTACATTTGAGGAATGTGGGAGACCAGACTTTTCTGACGCCAAATTCACAGACTGGTTTAAatctgatagatagataggtagaGACAAAGACAGTGAATGGCAAAGCATAATTTACAcgattataaacatatttagctatttattgtaacattaatttagttgttgaaaaaaagtaactttaccTAACCCAATGTGATTTTGACTGactgttaaccagaacaacaaacaatttatcggaatcagccatctttgttgtttacatttgcttcGAACGTTTTGCGGTCATAACTGGGAGATTCCAAATGGGTTTGTCCAACTTTCCTTGAATGCAACAATATTGCTACTTCTGACTTATTGGCTGTCACCATAGAAACAAGCCTCACTGGCGGCCGAGAACAGCGTCATGTGCAGCTTTCTGCATCACATGGAGAAAGGAGGTGGCCGAGGCTGGCAGAAGGCCTGGTTCGTCATCCCCGAAAACGAACCCCTGGTTCTCTACATCTATGGAGCTCCTCAGGTGGGTCCTGAACACAATACGAGGTTGCACTGGAAATTTTTAAtcacactactactactacacatTATCATCCTCTCACTTAATGAAACATGCGATAACTTTATTGAAGACTCAAAAGAGCTATGAGACATGCATGCTAAGTGCTAACTCTTCGTCCACCATATTGCCTCAACCATTGCATATACACCTAATAGTTTGGAACACGTTGTAATTTGTCCTGATTCCATGTGTTTTCAGGATGTGAAGGCACAGCGCAGCGTTCCTCTGATTGGCTTCGACGTTTCCCTCCCAGAATCATGTGACCGCCTGGAGCGTCGGCACACCTTTAAGATTTCTCAGAGTCACCTGACGCTCTATTTCAGCGCGGACGGCGAGGAGCTCCAGCGCCGATGGATGGACGTATTTTCCCGGGCCGGCAAAGGAGAGGAGCCCCAGCCTCACCATCCAATCGTGGAGAGCGTGGAGGAAGAAGGGGAGGAGCCAGAAGGGGCAGAAGGGGACAACACGTGATGTGACTGGACAAGTAGTGAAGCAGGGGGTGGGGCCAACTGTTGGATCTTATTTAATCTGCATGGAGACA
This window harbors:
- the fgd1 gene encoding FYVE, RhoGEF and PH domain-containing protein 1; the protein is MSGLVLCCAMYMDRSSLSRGPPSSLSPSLLAKSLSLEPPCGPQQSTASSSSPAGLQEEEVNDTGPPQLCKSRPPLLGPKPQVPPKPPHLQHQVAALRTRPRAPDKPLPPPPPFKPSRPEDHASPTCVLSLIEKFEREQIIVVPDITGGALCPRLLDNPLSRPSSPPSSSSAPTVPEEQEGGLPELKRHDDDVQEMEGLEAPASVELSERLPSDQSGLPPERLSLPSSSQTDGKLANRDSGIDSISSPSHSEELCFVGVDDGGGGGVFSCGLPRLSSSSSYAGEGEDGEARSAARRRDFSEDADSDLEEEEEEAELTLVLSAPRQDLAELSVQQRVFNIANELLHTEIAYVSKLHLLDQVFCARLLEEARSRSSFPCDVIHGIFSNICSIYCFHQQFLLPALQKRMEEWDSNPRIGDILQKLAPFLKMYGEYVKNFDRAMELVNTWMERSALFKGIIHDIQRDKRCANLTLQHHMLEPVQRIPRYELLLKDYLHRLPEDAPDYKDAQKSLELIATAAEHSNAAIKKMERMRKLLKVYELLGGEEDIVNPTNELIKEGHILKLSNKNGTSQDRYLILFNDRLLYCVPKLRLIGQKYGVRARIDVDGMELKEMSSAAVPRTFLVSGKQRSLELQARTEDEKKDWIQAIQATIQRHEHTMETFRHLTCSLRDEESTPPHSPSCAELGKRAPTPIREKEVTLCMKCQEAFNALTRRRHHCKACGHVVCGKCSEFRARLSYDNNRTNRVCVDCYAMLVGVVPPPSVVAGSSQRRRSILEKQASLAAENSVMCSFLHHMEKGGGRGWQKAWFVIPENEPLVLYIYGAPQDVKAQRSVPLIGFDVSLPESCDRLERRHTFKISQSHLTLYFSADGEELQRRWMDVFSRAGKGEEPQPHHPIVESVEEEGEEPEGAEGDNT